DNA from Ignavibacteriales bacterium:
ATCTTTACCTTCAGGTTCATCTTTAAACACATCCAATCCAACCCGCAGCTTTTTAGTTTTTACAGCTTCAATAAGAGCTTCTTCATCAATTATTTCTGCACGCGAAGTGTTAATTAAAATTGCACCAGGTTTTAGGTAGTCAAAAATTTCTTTGTTAAACAAATTTTTTGTTTCTTTATTAAGAGGTAAGTGAATTGAAATTATATCAGTCAATGGAAGAAGTTTGTCCATTTCGCTAAAATCTTTTACCGGAACTCCTTCTATCCTTGAAATATCTTTTCCATAAACATTCATTCCCAAAGCAATTGCTCTTTTTGCTACTTCTTTCCCAATGTTTCCAACTCCAATTAGCGCAAGTGTTTTACCAAATAAACCTTCTGCCTTAGAATATTCAGCTTTGTTCCAAACACCTTTTTTAAAATCCATAACATTGTTTGCTATTCTTCTATCAAGAGCAATCATAAATCCAATTGCCAGTTCTGCAACTGCAATAGAATTTTTCCCTGGGCAATTTGCAACATAAACCCCTTTTTGATTAGCTGCAGCAATATCTATGTTGTTTACACCGGCACCCGCCCGTACGATCAAATTCAATGTTTCGCTTTTATTAATTGTTTCCGCAATTACATTGGTTGACCGAACAACAAGAATATCAACTTCCTTTGCTGCTTCCGGCAAATCATTTTCACCAAGTTTTGGTTGGTAGATAACTTCAAGACCAAGATCTTTAATTTG
Protein-coding regions in this window:
- a CDS encoding NAD(P)-binding domain-containing protein; protein product: MKVLVADKFPEIYVNQIKDLGLEVIYQPKLGENDLPEAAKEVDILVVRSTNVIAETINKSETLNLIVRAGAGVNNIDIAAANQKGVYVANCPGKNSIAVAELAIGFMIALDRRIANNVMDFKKGVWNKAEYSKAEGLFGKTLALIGVGNIGKEVAKRAIALGMNVYGKDISRIEGVPVKDFSEMDKLLPLTDIISIHLPLNKETKNLFNKEIFDYLKPGAILINTSRAEIIDEEALIEAVKTKKLRVGLDVFKDEPEGKDGTVKSPLQELENVYVTHHIGASTEQAQNAVAEETVNIIRDFLGSGVIAHWVNRAKKIEAHYQLVVKHYDRPGVLAAVFDILKDGNINIEEVENVIFDGGIAASCTMKLNQAATPNMLEAIRKNDNVLNISHIEI